GGAGGTgcgaggcggaggagcagACGAAGAGCAAGCCCAAGGAGGAGTCGTTCGAGGATCTCGGCGCCATGTCCAGGATCGCCGTGGATGTCATGTGGCCTTAAGAGCGCCGGTCGCCCCTTCGCCGGagaaagggggaaaaaaaatctattcttGCGTTCCTCTCTTCGGGTTCTTACTGAACGAGGCATATGTGTTGTATCTCCTGTTCTTTTCAAATCAGATATGTAAATATACGAGGTGATTCTTGGATGTCTTCCATGTATTTTTGGTCCCCATCGAGTTTCTACTCAACAAAAAATCGTTTCTTTCGCTACTTATTCTCATGTTTTATTTCTTCTCATTTTACCTTGGAACTTTCACAATTTGATCACCAAAAtgcacttgcttcttcacacGATGCAGTTTCTGAGTTCCAGATTGTTTTACTGAACATTTGCAGATCTCATgacctttttatttctttcgaTTACACGCACTTGCACACCGCACGCACAGATCGCATGATCTTTTTATTCCAAACTTAACAGCATTTGTATAGAATCGATCGTGGTATGAGTCGAACAACATGTTGTTCTCTGAAGAATAGCAAGAGCAGATAGGTGTATGCTACACCAGAAGAGTCCCGGTCATCACGGTGATAGCTTCGCCCTGAATTCGCACTCTCCTATTCTCGCCGTCCAGCTCCAAGTACAGTGTTCCACTCCTTGGCGAAGCCTGCAGATCATGGGCAGTTTCAGACTCATCGTTTTAGCAACAACTTCGAATTttacaagttaattttaaagttgattctCAGTATGTGTTCTTAGAACGATATGAACACGAATGTGAAAGTTTTTATACTTTTACTTACAAGCATGCCTTTCCATTATTATAAGCGAAATGATGAGCAAAACGATGAGACAGTTTGAAGCTACGAAGCTACTATCTTTTTCGGATAAGTATATTGTCGGctataagtaaatatttacgtGTAAGGATCATACCTGAAACGCCGTCAGTTTTTGTTTCCCCAGCTTTCCACCCCAGTAGGGTGCCAGAACACAGTGTGCGCTTCCACAGACAGGGtcctgtaaaaaaaattacagagaTGCTTGCCAGGTCATTACCAGCAGTTTCTGAATAATCAAGGGATGATACATGCAATCGTTATCCAACTATTTAAATGGATAATATCAAGCTATAGTTTCTGGAGCTGGCTTAAGTATTcatgataaataaattatagtagTTTCAGATATTCAGCAAAGAAGAGGTCAAATTCACATGTTGACTCCTTGATAATCAAATGGTACAGCATATTCTAATTCATATTCTGTTGTATTCTAATTCCTTGATGAGATTATGTCAGTTATCATTGCATCAATGTCAGTTAATCTCAGGATGGTGCATCGAGTGAGATAAGAAGATTCTAAAGTATACAAAAACCAGAACTGTCGAGACTTCAAGTAGAAACACCATATTATATACAGTAAGTATTTACAGTAATCATATACTATCATGTATGATGTATCAAAAGATGACTCTAATGGAAGAAAATATCTTGTGAttatttagcaatttaaatTGAGACAAGCAAGATTGACAACATCCTGAGTAGAGAATACCTCTGTGTACCCATGAATACTAAAATATGTACTACCATATATAATAAGTATAAGAGAAACAAAttattagcaattaaaaataatttgtaagcACATTCTTTGTATGTGTGTTCTTAGGGTCTAAAATAAATGTTGTGAAGTAaactaagatgaaaaaaaaaatctcaaaatcaactccaaaattatgttttaaaattcaaatctctGTGTACCATGAATACTAAAATGGCCAATGCTTAGTTACAAGCCTCAATCTCTACATAAACAACTTGGGTGGAAAGAATAATGCATCACCTCATCTATCCCAAATTTTGGGCAGAAGAAACGTGAAAAGAAGTCATATTCAGATCCAGCAGGTCCTGGTCCCGTAACAATAACTCCTCTTCCatcacattttttaatttcatcaatgtTAGGGATAATATCCGCAACCTCTTTTCCTGAAGAAAGCTCCACCTGAAAGAATCCATGCCAAAATCTCTTAGTTCAACAACATTCTTGTTCAGTTTAGAGAAATAATCGTAACAGTAGCATTGCCATGGTTCTTCACCTACATTTTGATATTTGAACAAGGATGTTACTCTCTTCATTCTCTAATAATCGCCAATGTTGACTCTGCTGTTTAATTGTGGACAGATAGTAATATCTACATTATTCAACCTTGCAGGTTGAAAATCACACTGTAAGACTCATTCTGTATTACTTTCATAACAGAGAATTCCAAGGATTTACAAATCTATTACTAAAAGTAGTGATCAAAGTGTGTATAATTCAATTAACGTTGTcgattattaaaaaaaaataagatgcgGCAATATCCAAATGTAGCTATGAAGGCAACATTTGGAGTGCCATGTATGAAATTTTGGATATGGGATGAGAGGAAGTACAATGAGGTCACCGGCGGTTGATGATTTCCAAACACTGACGACCTGTGCGCCATTCAGAGTCTCCGGAATCGAGAGCTTCTCCGCGGAGTTGTACTCCACGAGATCAACCACGGGGAAATCTAGCTCGATGAACAGCTTATTCTCACCCGAGACGCCGGCGTTCGCCGGAGCAGGAACCTTCTTGGCGGTCAGGACGCCGGACCTGGTCACGAACTCGACCATGGCGTGGTGCTTCGCGAGGACGGCGGTGAAGAGGAAGTGGGCGGAGGCCAGCGTCGCGTGGCCGCAGAGATCCACCTgaagacgacggcgatgcGTGTGAGAATCGAGCGATTTATGATGGAGACGGGTGGGTGGGGAGGGGGGAAGCGAACCTCGGCGACTGGGGTGAACCAGCGGAGGCGGAACCGCGGGCCGgcgtctccggcggcggcggaggagggcggccgTTCGCGGACGAGGAAGGCGGTCTCGGAGAGGTTgaactcggcggcgacggactgcATCCACCCCTCGTcggcatcctcctcctcctcccgctccagGTCCAGGAGGCACACGGCGGCGGGGTTCCCCTTGAACGGCTCCGCCGCGAACGCGTCCACCTGCGACGGCCCGCCTCGTCAGCATCATAGTCAACAAACAGAAGAGCGGGAGGGAGGGTAGGGTAGTGTCGCTGACTACTAACCACGGCGTATCGGATGGCGCTCTTTACCATTTCCGCCGACCAGATGCTCTGtctgcgacggcgacgacggtggcggcggcggcggctgccccGAATTCGCGCGCGTGTCGAGGCGAATGCGCAGCCGGGCCGTCGTGCTGCTGCAGGTGAAGCCTATGGTCGTCACTCATCAGCAGTGACGACATGGAGATTGGCGGTTTCTTCCTCGTGGTCTCGTGGACACTTGTCAACCACTTTGTCTTCAAATACACTGCTCCTTCAGACATGCTGAAATATCCCGGAAGTTTTTATTTACACTTAAGCTATTTGGTCTGATCCAATTTAGCTCGTATCGGATCATACCGTAAACCCAAAACATTAGTTGCGTTTGTTTCAAATAGGTCGTAATTGTATACCGTAGGATCTAACTCTAGCCCACTAATAAGTTGATATCGCAGGGTTGTATCTGTTACCGATATAAAAGCCCCACGTGACCTAGCTCTTGATCTCACGCAGACGCCACCGCAGCTGTTCTCacgcacgcgccgccgccgttctttGCACGTCGCCGACGATGCTCCATCTCCGGCCTGAGGATCCATCCATGGCTCCCAGCGatgctccgccgccaccgttctCACGCGCACACATCGCCGCGGCCGTCATCATTCCGTGCATGTCGCCAGTGAAGCTCCGCCTCCAGCACTTGGTCGACGACGCTCCATCCCTGGCCCCCGCCAACACTCGATCCCCAGCAaccctctccaccgccgcgacTTCTCCAGCCACAACCCGTGGTGAGAGATTTTCCGTGTGGCGATTTCACCGCTGCCTACACTTTCTCTACATGCTGAAATGTACGGGAAGTTTTTATTTACACTTCACACCTAACTGTATGCCCGTAATATGCTATCTCGaatgtaaacatttttagtCTGTTTTGCAAAGACTAAAGAAATACcaaagattttcttttagtcTCTTCATTTAGTCTCTTCAgtggttaatttttgaattttaaactgATTAGATTATTTTGTAAACATCTGATTGACTCTTGAATTATTGGAACAATTGAAATAATGAAAATTAgaatagaaatacttatattatgatacaaagtttaaatcatataaatatttatattttggaatcaACGAATGAAGtaaataattacaaaatatcataaaatttgataaggtACTCTCTCTATTCTAATTCTAAAGTATAATCA
This is a stretch of genomic DNA from Oryza brachyantha chromosome 1, ObraRS2, whole genome shotgun sequence. It encodes these proteins:
- the LOC102703344 gene encoding uncharacterized isomerase BH0283-like; the encoded protein is MVKSAIRYAVVDAFAAEPFKGNPAAVCLLDLEREEEEDADEGWMQSVAAEFNLSETAFLVRERPPSSAAAGDAGPRFRLRWFTPVAEVDLCGHATLASAHFLFTAVLAKHHAMVEFVTRSGVLTAKKVPAPANAGVSGENKLFIELDFPVVDLVEYNSAEKLSIPETLNGAQVVSVWKSSTAGDLIVELSSGKEVADIIPNIDEIKKCDGRGVIVTGPGPAGSEYDFFSRFFCPKFGIDEDPVCGSAHCVLAPYWGGKLGKQKLTAFQASPRSGTLYLELDGENRRVRIQGEAITVMTGTLLV